In one Drosophila pseudoobscura strain MV-25-SWS-2005 chromosome X, UCI_Dpse_MV25, whole genome shotgun sequence genomic region, the following are encoded:
- the b6 gene encoding uncharacterized protein b6, producing MYTEVRHILRQAAPEIMFPLLALLALNVCPSSFAWKPIAVSSGPASNGGSSSTASYSLKQSHPGSASSSHELATSFAQFGAGKDSEEGGVGGGEDELLLARSAIVNGVDHPSSVAHPITFGDHVEDQYESYSIEDEAHKEPQLTFTRTPLYGSDRCSVKKFAFNQDGEVEYGNPLLPELDQFTLCFWMRFTNHSGDHVLLTYEAGKESREIQIWVANAQNSSFLSMAIKGQQMYRLNYPLRMRQWHHMCTSWNGKTGEWQAWLKAERIGRGFHNSLVGHKIPANGKLRSGGTSITGEVSHGLHFEMTMVQVYRVALSAGKAHRDHKHHHVHHFDHEGQEVSSTVRPPPIINRPQPMHTLLASGQIPTRLRINLANPSNPSSDGAAAPAAGSDAAQQQQQQQITFNTNFVNGQINAGSRLVAQQLLGLPAKNGIPQQSSGSRFQMLSNSANVQFIDETETHIQFKRAAAGAADEKKLKKRGLVLLDDGSVVDDGTDTDASEVYNGLADYGGQQFKQDLTLKMSLEEEISTHDREPAEEEVKAVMAICSSCHAEPFQGAIVFAWKEVQEHMNNALKGLSVGTCGNF from the exons ATGTACACAGAAGTGAGGCATATCCTCAGGCAagcggcaccggaaataatgTTTCCGCTGCTTGCGCTTCTCGCGCTGAATGTGTGCCCTTCTTCGTTCGCCTGGAAGCCAATTGCAGTCTCCTCGGGCCCTGCCAGCaacggtggcagcagcagcacagcctCCTACAGCCTCAAGCAATCCCACCCGGGATCCGCCAGCAGCAGTCACGAACTGGCCACAAGCTTTGCCCAGTTCGGCGCTGGCAAGGACTCGGAGGAAGGCGGTGTCGGAGGAGGCGAGGATGAACTTCTTCTGGCCCGCTCCGCCATTGTGAATGGTGTGGATCATCCATCGTCGGTGGCTCATCCCATAACGTTCGGCGATCATGTGGAGGATCAGTACGAGTCCTACAGCATCGAGGATGAGGCCCACAAAGAGCCACAGCTGACCTTCACGCGCACACCGCTCTACGGCTCCGATCGATGCAGTGTGAAAAAGTTTGCATTCAATCAGGACGGAGAGGTGGAATATGGGAATCCGCTGCTGCCCGAACTGGATCAGTTTACGCTCTGCTTCTGGATGCGTTTTACCAATCACAGTGGGGATCATGTCCTTCTGACCTACGAGG CTGGCAAGGAATCGCGAGAGATACAAATCTGGGTCGCGAATGCGCAAAATTCCAGTTTCCTTTCGATGGCCATAAAAGGTCAGCAAATGTACAG ACTCAACTATCCGCTGCGAATGCGCCAGTGGCACCACATGTGCACCTCATGGAATGGAAAGACGGGCGAGTGGCAGGCCTGGCTCAAGGCAGAACGCATTGGGCGTGGCTTCCACAACTCG CTTGTGGGCCATAAAATTCCAGCAAATGGAAAGCTACGCTCCGGCGGCACCTCGATCACCGGCGAGGTAAGCCACGGCCTGCACTTTGAGATGACAATGGTCCAGGTCTATCGCGTGGCCCTGAGTGCCGGCAAGGCCCACCGCGATCACAAGCATCACCACGTGCATCATTTTGATCATGAAGGACAGGAGGTATCCAGTACAGTGCGGCCCCCACCCATA ATAAATCGACCACAGCCTATGCACACGCTCCTGGCCAGTGGCCAGATCCCTACGCGGTTGCGCATTAACCTGGCCAATCCATCCAATCCTTCCAGCGATGGAGCTgcagcgcctgctgctggaTCCGatgcagcacagcagcagcagcagcagcagatcacaTTTAACACAAACTTTGTGAACGGACAGATCAACGCGGGCTCTCGTCTGGTGGCACAGCAGCTTCTGGGGCTTCCGGCAAAGAATGGCATTCCTCAGCAGTCCTCAGGTAGCCGTTTCCAAATGCTAAGCAACTCCGCGAATGTTCAGTTCATCGACGAGACTGAGACCCACATACAGTTCaagcgagcagcagcaggagcagcagatgAGAAGAAACTGAAGAAGCGCGGACTAGTGCTGTTGGATGACGGATCCGTGGTAGACGATGGCACAGACACCGATGCCAGCGAGGTCTATAACGGCCTCGCCGACTACGGCGGCCAGCAATTCAAGCAGGATCTGACCCTCAAGATGAGTCTCGAGGAGGAGATCAGCACGCACGATCGGGAGCCCGCCGAGGAGGAGGTCAAGGCCGTCATGGCCATTTGCAGCAGTTGCCATGCAGAGCCCTTTCAGGGTGCCATCGTCTTTGCGTGGAAGGAGGTGCAGGAGCACATGAATAACGCACTCAAAGGCCTTAGCGTGGGCACCTGCGGTAACTTCTAG
- the LOC4815475 gene encoding uncharacterized protein, which produces MLGAPCSPSARNDVPCWGSCRTAFSVAVAVRSRMQVGTSTRTARFLNSNINRTMAYCSVTSTPDRFAQCLANFQVDELLMLEKSMERMEVVDDSPSPREDIADLDSAPTTDCPEAKASATVMPQRMALMAADRGDHDSTGSHAAWHTAPSWMEPKPSKLQTLFQVSITALAFLSFGGYLLCLIVQAIKSKGTTYFHPVATATSTSNNGNVKRIKIYRRSKRSTNQSPQGVGDIPIKSILLQQDYATYMNAVRGQRWAMLT; this is translated from the exons ATGCTTGGTGCACCGTGTTCACCTAGTGCACGCAATGACGTACCATGTTGGGGCTCTTGTCGTACTGCTTTctcagttgcagtggcagttcGCAGTCGAATGCAAGTGGGGACCAGTACAAGAACAGCCCGGTTTTTAAACAGCAACATTAACAGAACCATGGCCTATTGCAGTG TGACCAGTACACCTGATCGTTTCGCACAGTGTCTTGCAAATTTTCAAGTGGATGAGCTTTTGATGCTGGAAAAGTCCATGGAGAGAATGGAGGTTGTTGATGACAGCCCCAGTCCCCGCGAAGATATAGCTGACCTGGACTCGGCCCCCACCACAGACTGCCCTGAGGCAAAGGCATCTGCCACCGTTATGCCCCAGCGAATGGCCTtgatggcagccgatcg GGGAGACCATGACAGTACTGGCTCTCATGCAGCCTGGCACACTGCGCCGTCCTGGATGGAACCGAAGCCGTCCAAGCTGCAGACCCTGTTCCAGGTCAGCATCACGGCTCTGGCCTTTCTCTCGTTCGGTGGCTACCTGCTCTGCCTGATCGTTCAAGCAATCAAGAGCAAAGGCACAACCTACTTCCATCCGGTGGCCACCGCCACGAGCACCTCGAACAATGGGAATGTCAAGCGCATAAAGATCTACAGGCGGAGCAAACGGAGCACTAATCAGAGCCCCCAGGGAGTGGGAGATATTCCCATCAAGAGCATCCTTTTGCAGCAGGACTATGCCACCTACATGAATGCGGTGCGGGGTCAACGCTGGGCGATGCTCACCTAG